The Mercurialis annua linkage group LG2, ddMerAnnu1.2, whole genome shotgun sequence genome contains a region encoding:
- the LOC126666624 gene encoding homeobox protein ATH1 encodes MMENRLFLDMAGGESSLTIEGIRSQIASDSLVHFDSFDLNNQYRALNGYAMLSTFQGHPIDTDDRAAIANAEGLVTSLGRNVARESEFHEQFVGGTPNCGPAVATLVESRIGLQENLSSLAIAEPSMYPLEVFGNYNFSNGLNSSISSSMRYGCDEVFGNVNANDHVYGRCNFSNELSLSLATSQPSAINGTQIPDQCSEISCSDVTRHCFKESIVGSELSSSDSKELSLSCGSYGAGQFSQVISGSRYLQVMQEILAQIARFSLENFDPMIFSAGGIKMGSNMSFSSSRPMERGMRLIGSDDVDEGFESQIDPALQKRAMEAKKTQLLTLLQVVDDRYSQCLDEVHTVVSAFHAATELDPQIHTRFALQTISVLYKGLRERISNQILAIGAHEGAHETEGSLESCYLQKQWTLQQLKKREHQLWRPQRGLPEKSVSVLRTWMFQNFLHPYPKDAEKHLLAVKSGLTRSQVSNWFINARVRVWKPMIEEMYAEMNKRKALQNEEGVGSITNFRNHISISNLRFNMN; translated from the exons TCGCTTGTACATTTTGATTCCTTTGATCTTAATAACCAATACCGCGCATTGAATGGATATGCAATGCTTTCTACATTTCAAGGACATCCTATTGATACTGATGATCGAGCTGCAATTGCAAATGCAGAAGGGTTAGTTACATCATTAGGGAGGAATGTTGCAAGAGAATCCGAGTTCCATGAGCAATTTGTCGGTGGAACACCGAATTGTGGTCCTGCAGTAGCTACTCTTGTGGAATCAAGGATTGGTCTTCAAGAAAATCTAAGCAGCTTAGCAATTGCAGAACCTTCAATGTATCCTTTGGAGGTTTTCGGAAATTACAACTTTTCTAATGGTTTGAATTCTTCGATTTCTTCCTCAATGCGTTATGGTTGTGATGAAGTATTTGGTAACGTAAATGCTAATGATCATGTTTATGGTCGCTGCAACTTTAGCAATGAGCTGTCTTTAAGTTTAGCAACATCTCAACCTTCTGCTATAAACGGGACTCAAATCCCTGATCAATGCTCGGAGATAAGTTGCTCCGACGTAACACGTCATTGCTTCAAGGAATCAATTGTAGGATCAGAACTAAGTTCTTCAGACAGTAAGGAGCTTTCTCTAAGTTGTGGCTCCTATGGGGCTGGTCAATTCTCGCAAGTTATTTCCGGATCGAGATATCTTCAGGTTATGCAGGAGATACTTGCACAAATTGCAAGATTTTCACTGGAAAATTTTGACCCAATGATCTTTTCAGCTGGCGGGATCAAGATGGGGTCAAATATGTCATTCTCTTCGAGTCGCCCGATGGAGAGAGGGATGCGTCTGATAGGTTCCGATGATGTGGATGAGGGATTTGAATCTCAAATTGATCCTGCACTTCAAAAACGAGCTATGGAAGCAAAAAAGACACAATTGCTTACCCTACTTCAAGTG GTTGATGACCGATACAGCCAATGTTTGGATGAGGTACACACGGTTGTCTCTGCATTCCATGCTGCAACCGAATTAGACCCTCAGATACACACTCGTTTTGCTCTCCAAACGATTTCCGTCTTGTACAAAGGCCTCAGGGAGAGGATCAGCAATCAAATCCTTGCTATAGGAGCACATGAAGGTGCACATGAAACTGAAGGGTCTCTTGAAAGTTGCTATTTGCAAAAGCAATGGACCCTGCAGCAACTGAAGAAGAGAGAACATCAGCTTTGGAGACCCCAGCGTGGCTTGCCCGAAAAATCCGTCTCCGTGCTACGGACATGGATGTTTCAGAACTTCCTTCACCC GTATCCAAAAGATGCAGAGAAACATTTGCTTGCAGTAAAAAGTGGGCTGACTAGAAGCCAG GTTTCGAACTGGTTCATTAATGCACGAGTTCGGGTATGGAAACCGATGATCGAGGAAATGTATGCCGAGATGAACAAGAGAAAGGCTCTTCAGAATGAGGAGGGAGTTGGAAGCATCACCAATTTTAGAAATCACATTAGCATCAGCAATTTAAGATTCAATATGAATTAA
- the LOC126668822 gene encoding thiamine phosphate phosphatase-like protein, giving the protein MARLVLVFDFDKTLIDWDSDNWVVEQLGVNDAFLRLLPTLPWNSLMDQMMMELHSRNKTVEDISECLKQIPIHPNIISAIQFAHASGSDLRIVSDANTFFIETILEHYGLMPYFSEIYTNPAYVDADNRLRISQYHHSKSFSHGCTICPPNMCKGLVIDKIRASISDGEGKCMIYVGDGTPDICATLKLGQGDFVMPREKFPLCEFISNNTTLIKADIQEWSDGEELGTRLLNLITTKVNITSDLPVVDCKSQTNLISTHDSYTINLGTSS; this is encoded by the exons ATGGCAAGATTAGTGTTGGTTTTTGACTTCGACAAGACCCTCATTGATTGGGATTCCGATAATTGGGTGGTTGAACAGCTCGGCGTTAATGACGCTTTTCTTCGTCTTCTTCCTACCTTGCCCTGGAACTCTCTAAtg gaTCAAATGATGATGGAGCTTCACTCCCGCAACAAGACAGTTGAGGATATTTCTGAGTGCTTGAAACAAATTCCAATTCATCCCAACATTATCTCTGCAATTCAATTTGCCCATGCTTCTGG GAGTGATTTGAGGATAGTAAGTGATGCAAACACTTTCTTTATCGAGACAATTTTGGAACATTATGGACTTATGCCCTACTTCTCTGAAATATACACAAACCCAGCTTATGTTGATGCAGACAACAGGCTTAGAATCTCACAGTACCATCATTCTAAATCATTTTCTCATGGCTGCACCATCTGCCCTCCTAACATGTGCAAG GGCCTGGTGATTGATAAAATTAGAGCTTCTATTTCTGATGGAGAAGGAAAATGCATGATTTATGTTGGTGATGGAACTCCTGATATTTGTGCAACATTAAAGCTTGGACAAGGAGATTTTGTGATGCCAAGGGAGAAATTTCCACTATGTGAATTTATTTCTAACAATACAACCCTTATTAAGGCTGATATCCAAGAATGGAGTGATGGTGAAGAACTTGGCACAAGACTGCTCAATTTAATCACCACCAAAGTCAATATAACAAGTGATTTACCGGTTGTTGACTGTAAATCTCAGACAAATTTAATCTCTACCCATGATTCATATACCATAAATCTTGGAACTAGTAGCTAA